The Saccharomonospora glauca K62 genome has a segment encoding these proteins:
- the hypB gene encoding hydrogenase nickel incorporation protein HypB, which produces MCGTCGCDETPATGASDTVAIERDVLAKNDELAEDNRAWLASRGCFAVNLMSAPGSGKTTLLETTVRELTSDVFVGALEGDQAGSLDADRLRDVGCRVVQINTGAGCHLDADMVSRALRELDPPHGSLVVVENVGNLVCPALFDLGERRRVVLASTTEGEDKPLKYPHMFRAADLVVLTKADLVPYLTFEVNHFARHLRRVNPSAELLVTSAVSGEGLDRWFSWLRSELGVPSVPSAAVPSATS; this is translated from the coding sequence ATGTGCGGGACATGCGGGTGTGACGAGACCCCGGCGACGGGGGCGAGCGACACCGTGGCGATCGAGCGGGACGTGCTGGCCAAAAACGACGAGCTCGCCGAGGACAACCGCGCCTGGCTCGCCTCACGCGGCTGCTTCGCCGTCAACCTGATGAGCGCGCCGGGCTCCGGCAAGACGACCCTGCTGGAGACCACGGTGCGCGAACTCACCTCCGACGTGTTCGTCGGCGCGCTGGAGGGCGATCAGGCCGGTTCGCTCGACGCCGACCGGCTCCGGGACGTCGGCTGCCGGGTCGTGCAGATCAACACGGGGGCGGGCTGCCACCTCGACGCCGACATGGTGTCCCGCGCGCTGCGGGAACTGGACCCGCCACACGGATCGCTCGTGGTGGTGGAGAACGTGGGCAACCTGGTGTGTCCCGCGCTGTTCGATCTCGGCGAGCGACGCCGGGTGGTGCTCGCGTCCACCACCGAGGGCGAGGACAAGCCGCTCAAGTATCCGCACATGTTCCGGGCAGCCGACCTCGTGGTGCTGACCAAAGCCGACCTCGTTCCGTACCTGACGTTCGAGGTGAACCACTTCGCCCGCCACCTGCGTCGGGTGAATCCCTCGGCGGAGCTCCTGGTGACCTCGGCGGTGTCGGGCGAGGGACTGGATCGGTGGTTCTCGTGGCTGCGCTCCGAACTCGGCGTGCCGTCCGTGCCGTCGGCCGCCGTGCCGTCGGCCACCTCGTGA
- a CDS encoding hydrogenase maturation nickel metallochaperone HypA/HybF, whose product MHELSIAQSVVDAVVEHTGGARVLSVRLEIGALSGVEADAMRFCFDAVTRGTPVEGAELVVETVPGLGRCTLCGTDVPLSSFLDTCPCGSVDVDVRSGQQLRIRDVEVARDVRDMRV is encoded by the coding sequence ATGCACGAGCTGTCGATCGCCCAGAGCGTCGTGGACGCGGTCGTCGAACACACCGGTGGCGCGCGGGTGCTGTCGGTGCGGCTGGAGATCGGCGCCCTGTCCGGGGTCGAGGCGGACGCGATGCGCTTCTGCTTCGACGCGGTCACACGGGGCACTCCCGTGGAGGGCGCCGAGCTGGTGGTCGAGACCGTACCGGGTCTGGGCCGGTGCACACTCTGCGGCACGGACGTGCCGCTGTCGTCGTTCCTCGACACCTGCCCGTGCGGGTCGGTGGACGTGGACGTCAGATCGGGACAACAACTTCGGATTCGCGACGTGGAGGTGGCACGCGATGTGCGGGACATGCGGGTGTGA
- the hypE gene encoding hydrogenase expression/formation protein HypE: MRTEDEVLERIERARRRKPRVREERITAAHGAGGKATHTLVEAVFVDAFRNALLEPLGDAADLVLGGTRLAMTTDSYVVSPLFFPGGNIGDLAVNGTVNDLAVAGAQPAYLSCGFILEEGFPVADLRRIVASMRECADAVGVTLVTGDTKVVGKGSGDGCYINTTGVGLLPPDRALGVHTVRPGDVVLVSGPVGEHGVTVMLARGELEIEADLVSDTAPLADLCARLLTVPGVRAMRDATRGGVATVLNEIARAAEVSVVVDESAVPVRDEVRGACELLGIDPLYVACEGRFVAVVDGAYADEAVAALREHPQGAEATVIGKVGPDPAGTVLLNTAFGGTRIADLLVGDPLPRIC; the protein is encoded by the coding sequence GTGAGGACCGAGGACGAGGTGCTGGAACGCATCGAGCGCGCCCGGCGCCGCAAACCGCGTGTCAGGGAGGAGCGCATCACGGCGGCCCACGGCGCGGGTGGCAAGGCGACGCACACGCTCGTGGAGGCGGTCTTCGTCGACGCGTTCCGCAACGCGCTGCTCGAACCGCTCGGCGACGCCGCCGATCTGGTGCTCGGCGGCACCCGGCTGGCCATGACCACCGACTCGTACGTCGTGTCACCGCTGTTCTTCCCCGGCGGCAACATCGGGGATCTCGCCGTCAACGGCACCGTCAACGACCTGGCCGTGGCCGGGGCGCAGCCGGCCTACCTGTCGTGCGGGTTCATCCTGGAGGAAGGCTTCCCCGTCGCCGACCTGCGGCGCATCGTGGCCTCGATGCGGGAATGCGCCGACGCCGTGGGAGTCACGCTCGTGACCGGCGACACGAAAGTGGTCGGCAAGGGCAGCGGCGACGGCTGTTACATCAACACCACCGGTGTGGGGCTGCTGCCGCCGGACCGCGCCCTGGGCGTCCATACCGTCCGCCCCGGAGACGTCGTCCTGGTGTCGGGCCCCGTTGGGGAGCACGGGGTCACCGTGATGCTGGCCCGAGGGGAGTTGGAGATCGAGGCCGACCTCGTCTCCGACACCGCGCCGCTGGCGGACCTGTGCGCGCGGCTGCTGACCGTTCCCGGTGTGCGCGCCATGCGGGACGCGACACGGGGCGGGGTCGCGACGGTGTTGAACGAGATCGCCCGCGCCGCCGAGGTCTCCGTGGTGGTGGACGAAAGCGCCGTACCCGTGCGTGACGAGGTACGGGGCGCCTGCGAGCTGCTGGGCATCGACCCGCTCTACGTGGCGTGCGAGGGCCGGTTCGTCGCGGTGGTCGACGGCGCGTACGCCGACGAGGCGGTGGCGGCGTTGCGGGAACACCCGCAGGGCGCCGAGGCCACCGTGATCGGCAAGGTCGGCCCCGACCCGGCGGGCACGGTGCTGCTCAACACGGCCTTCGGGGGCACGCGCATCGCCGACCTCCTCGTCGGCGACCCACTGCCCCGCATCTGCTGA
- the hypD gene encoding hydrogenase formation protein HypD, whose product MRFVDEYRDSDTAKALAARIAELCEPGREYKFMEVCGGHTHTIYKHGIADYLPEQISLVHGPGCPVCVIPMGRIDDAIHIASLPDVIMTSFGDMMRVPGSNGTFFDSNSEGTDIRMVYSPLDSLRIAKQNPDKQVVFMAIGFETTAPSTAMTLLRAEREGIENFSVFCNHVTIIPGIKAILDSPDLRLDGFLGPGHVSTVIGCRPYEFIPRDYGKPIVVAGFEPLDILQSVYLLLRQLKEGRREVENQYARVVPWQGNSVALDAVARTMRLRPYFEWRGLGFISHSALRLREEYAAFDAEQRFSLPGVRVADPKSCQCGEVLKGVLKPWECKVFGTACTPETPIGTCMVSPEGACAAYYNFGRFTRQRVKEVSTA is encoded by the coding sequence ATGCGCTTTGTCGACGAGTACCGCGACTCGGACACGGCGAAGGCCCTGGCGGCCCGCATAGCGGAGTTGTGCGAGCCGGGCCGGGAGTACAAGTTCATGGAGGTGTGCGGCGGTCACACCCACACCATCTACAAGCACGGCATCGCCGACTACCTGCCGGAGCAGATCTCGCTCGTGCACGGCCCCGGCTGCCCGGTGTGCGTGATCCCGATGGGCCGGATCGACGACGCCATCCACATCGCGAGCCTTCCCGACGTCATCATGACCTCGTTCGGGGACATGATGCGGGTGCCGGGATCGAACGGCACGTTCTTCGACTCCAACTCCGAGGGCACCGACATCCGGATGGTGTACTCGCCACTGGACTCACTCCGCATTGCCAAGCAAAACCCCGACAAGCAGGTGGTGTTCATGGCGATCGGGTTCGAGACCACCGCGCCGTCCACCGCCATGACGTTGTTGCGGGCCGAGCGGGAGGGCATCGAGAACTTCTCGGTGTTCTGCAACCACGTCACGATCATCCCCGGCATCAAGGCGATCCTCGACTCCCCCGACCTGCGGCTCGACGGTTTCCTCGGTCCCGGACACGTGTCGACCGTGATCGGATGTCGCCCGTACGAGTTCATCCCCCGCGACTACGGCAAACCGATCGTGGTGGCGGGATTCGAGCCGCTCGACATCCTCCAGTCGGTGTACCTGCTGCTGCGGCAATTGAAGGAGGGCCGCCGCGAGGTCGAGAACCAGTACGCCCGCGTGGTGCCCTGGCAGGGCAACTCCGTGGCGCTCGACGCCGTCGCCCGCACGATGCGACTGCGCCCCTACTTCGAGTGGCGCGGACTCGGCTTCATCTCCCACTCCGCGTTGCGGTTGCGGGAGGAGTACGCGGCCTTCGACGCGGAACAACGGTTCTCGCTGCCGGGCGTCCGCGTGGCCGACCCGAAGTCGTGCCAGTGCGGCGAGGTACTCAAAGGCGTGCTGAAGCCCTGGGAGTGCAAGGTATTCGGCACCGCGTGCACGCCGGAGACGCCCATCGGCACCTGCATGGTCTCCCCGGAGGGCGCGTGCGCCGCCTACTACAACTTCGGCCGGTTCACCCGGCAACGCGTCAAGGAGGTGAGCACGGCGTGA
- a CDS encoding HypC/HybG/HupF family hydrogenase formation chaperone produces MCLGIPGEIVEVLPDRPDLARVHVSGVRRTINIGLLSDDPPSPGDWVLIHVGFALSKIDEEEAAAVLRYLEELGSAYTDEMDALSQSMIE; encoded by the coding sequence ATGTGTCTCGGCATTCCCGGTGAGATCGTCGAGGTCCTGCCCGATCGCCCCGACCTCGCCAGAGTGCACGTCAGCGGGGTACGCAGGACGATCAACATCGGGCTGCTCTCGGACGATCCTCCCTCCCCCGGTGACTGGGTCCTCATCCACGTGGGTTTCGCACTGTCCAAGATCGACGAAGAGGAAGCCGCGGCGGTGCTGCGCTATTTGGAGGAACTCGGCAGTGCCTACACCGACGAGATGGACGCATTGAGTCAATCGATGATCGAGTAA
- a CDS encoding hydrogenase maturation protease, producing MTSRVLIAGIGNVFHGDDGFGVEVVSRLSTRDLPPQAVVADYGVRGVHLAYELLDGNYETTIFVDAMRRGGEPGTVYVLDADPATSLPPSEHSDEGPVLDAHGMHPAAVLALLRRLGGTPGRVYVVGCEPLTVAEGMGLSEPVAAAVDEAARLVRRLAADAVERGGVDVSRHSR from the coding sequence GTGACCAGCAGGGTGCTCATCGCCGGCATCGGCAACGTCTTCCACGGCGACGACGGTTTCGGCGTCGAGGTGGTCTCGCGACTGTCCACACGTGATCTGCCACCACAGGCCGTCGTCGCCGACTACGGCGTCAGGGGCGTACACCTGGCCTACGAGCTGCTCGACGGGAACTACGAGACCACCATCTTCGTCGACGCCATGCGCAGGGGCGGGGAACCGGGGACCGTCTACGTGCTCGACGCCGACCCCGCCACCTCGCTGCCGCCCTCCGAACACAGCGACGAAGGCCCCGTCCTCGACGCCCACGGCATGCACCCGGCGGCCGTGCTCGCCCTGCTGCGCAGGCTCGGTGGTACTCCCGGCCGTGTCTACGTCGTGGGCTGCGAACCGCTCACGGTGGCGGAGGGAATGGGGTTGAGCGAACCGGTGGCCGCCGCCGTGGACGAGGCGGCCCGGCTGGTACGGCGCCTGGCCGCCGACGCGGTGGAAAGGGGTGGTGTCGATGTGTCTCGGCATTCCCGGTGA
- a CDS encoding D-sedoheptulose-7-phosphate isomerase — protein sequence MTDAMSSLYPFLYDDTAASGARSVDAVLAEVRRSTEDKVREIMELRRRVHREQGELLAACGAAMAERFARGGRLFSFGNGGSSTDAADLATQFLDPPPGTPPLPAFALTAEAAVVTALSNDVGFDLVFSRQIAALGRPEDLAVGLSTSGNSANLLAAFDEAHRIGMLTIGITGGEGGRMAELDSIDFLFRVPSSSVHRVQEAQTTIYHVLAELAAEGAQ from the coding sequence ATGACCGACGCGATGAGTTCGCTGTACCCGTTCCTCTACGACGACACCGCGGCGAGCGGTGCGCGCTCCGTGGACGCCGTCCTGGCCGAGGTCCGCCGCTCGACCGAGGACAAGGTGCGGGAGATCATGGAGCTGCGGCGGCGCGTCCATCGCGAGCAGGGCGAACTGCTCGCGGCGTGCGGGGCGGCGATGGCCGAGCGGTTCGCCCGTGGCGGCCGGTTGTTCTCCTTCGGCAACGGCGGCAGTTCCACCGACGCGGCCGACCTTGCCACCCAGTTCCTCGATCCGCCGCCGGGAACCCCGCCACTGCCCGCCTTCGCCCTCACCGCGGAGGCCGCCGTGGTCACCGCGTTGAGCAACGACGTGGGGTTCGACCTGGTGTTCTCCCGGCAGATCGCCGCGCTCGGCCGTCCCGAGGACCTGGCCGTGGGGCTGTCCACCAGCGGCAACTCGGCCAACCTCCTCGCCGCGTTCGACGAGGCGCACCGCATCGGGATGCTCACGATCGGCATCACGGGCGGCGAAGGCGGTCGGATGGCCGAACTGGACTCGATCGACTTCCTCTTCCGGGTGCCGTCGTCGTCGGTACACCGCGTGCAGGAAGCCCAGACGACGATCTACCACGTACTCGCCGAACTCGCGGCGGAGGGGGCGCAATGA
- a CDS encoding hydrogenase assembly protein HupF yields the protein MTTPADDRLTCTDEVCVTCSDTAVVVRVVRLLDDDLALVDTGSGHEEISVALVDPACLRPGAELLVHAKEAIGVPR from the coding sequence GTGACCACGCCCGCGGACGACCGTCTCACCTGCACCGACGAGGTGTGCGTGACCTGCTCCGACACCGCCGTCGTCGTCCGTGTGGTGCGGCTGCTCGACGACGACCTGGCCCTGGTGGACACGGGGTCCGGCCACGAGGAGATCAGCGTGGCGCTGGTCGATCCCGCGTGCCTGCGTCCGGGTGCGGAACTGCTCGTACACGCCAAGGAAGCGATCGGGGTGCCCCGATGA